One genomic segment of Nocardioides cavernaquae includes these proteins:
- a CDS encoding sigma-70 family RNA polymerase sigma factor has protein sequence MTAPSGPLGPTDAVLVERVLAADREAFAQVYDRYGGKLFDFAYSMLRHREDASDAVADSFILFAERLPQLREPDRLRPWLYAIVRSECLRRLKARKRVAYGGEEQLIEMADDAISPDQYAEQSALRDLVWDAAAGLAERDRALLDLHLRQGLEGAELGEAMGTTAANAYVMLNRLRAQVERSLGALLIARLGRDDCPDLSELLRDWDGSFSVLVRKRVARHVDNCSVCAVLRRTMVSPWALLASVPVFVAPAALRDRVLETRLVAHTAPADGSAAAGVPAAGPDATARRGGWLSDARFPALVGALGILLLLGGVIRWAWAEDALPGLAPAPSLSAQGLAVEPTLFPKGTPTGAASTSATPTPSATSIAPAPAVLTVSTGSIDLGRRATSGSVVVGNDGGEPLSWTATTSVDWISVAPASGELDGGATATLAITADRSRLPEGRSTGSVVISGADQSRTVTITATEEHNPVVGAPTTGANPSCQVPVTASVSDESGLDSVTLFWSGPSGKGQVAMSGSGSRWSAEISPVNVGGNITMYVVARDTRGNTATGPSRTIYVNPCPG, from the coding sequence GTGACTGCCCCCTCCGGGCCCCTCGGACCCACCGACGCCGTGCTGGTCGAGCGCGTCCTGGCGGCCGATCGGGAGGCATTCGCGCAGGTCTACGACCGCTACGGCGGCAAGCTCTTCGACTTCGCCTACTCCATGCTGCGGCATCGCGAGGACGCCTCGGATGCGGTGGCGGACAGCTTCATCCTCTTCGCGGAACGACTCCCCCAGCTGCGCGAACCCGACCGTCTGCGGCCGTGGCTCTACGCGATCGTGCGCAGCGAGTGCCTCCGGCGGCTGAAGGCCCGCAAGCGGGTCGCCTACGGCGGCGAGGAGCAGCTGATCGAGATGGCTGACGACGCGATCTCCCCCGACCAGTACGCCGAGCAGTCAGCGCTGCGCGACCTCGTCTGGGACGCGGCCGCCGGTCTGGCCGAGCGTGACCGGGCACTGCTCGACCTTCACCTGCGCCAGGGCCTCGAGGGCGCAGAGCTGGGCGAGGCGATGGGCACGACCGCAGCCAACGCCTACGTGATGCTCAACCGGCTGCGCGCGCAGGTCGAGCGGTCCCTCGGCGCCCTGCTGATCGCGCGCCTCGGCCGCGACGACTGCCCTGATCTCTCCGAGCTGTTGCGCGACTGGGACGGCTCCTTCTCCGTGCTGGTGCGCAAGCGGGTCGCACGTCACGTCGACAACTGCTCCGTCTGCGCCGTCCTGCGGCGCACGATGGTCAGCCCGTGGGCGCTGCTTGCCTCGGTGCCCGTCTTCGTCGCACCCGCTGCCCTGCGCGACCGGGTCCTGGAGACCCGGCTCGTTGCCCACACGGCGCCGGCCGACGGAAGCGCCGCGGCCGGGGTCCCGGCTGCGGGCCCGGACGCCACCGCGCGACGGGGCGGATGGCTCTCGGATGCACGGTTCCCGGCACTCGTCGGTGCACTCGGCATCCTGCTGCTCCTCGGCGGAGTGATCCGTTGGGCCTGGGCCGAGGACGCCCTGCCCGGGCTCGCCCCGGCGCCGTCGCTCTCCGCCCAGGGCCTCGCCGTCGAGCCGACGCTCTTCCCGAAGGGCACGCCCACTGGGGCAGCCTCGACGAGCGCAACGCCCACGCCGTCCGCCACCTCGATCGCACCGGCCCCGGCAGTGCTGACCGTCTCGACCGGTTCGATCGACCTCGGGCGCCGCGCCACCAGCGGATCGGTCGTCGTCGGCAACGACGGAGGCGAGCCGCTGTCGTGGACCGCCACGACCTCCGTCGACTGGATCAGCGTCGCGCCTGCCTCGGGCGAGCTCGACGGCGGCGCGACGGCCACCCTCGCGATCACCGCCGACCGGAGCCGTCTGCCCGAGGGCAGGTCCACCGGGTCCGTCGTGATCTCGGGTGCCGACCAGAGCCGCACCGTGACGATCACCGCCACCGAGGAGCACAACCCCGTCGTGGGCGCACCGACGACCGGCGCCAACCCCTCCTGCCAGGTGCCCGTCACGGCCTCCGTCTCCGACGAGAGCGGTCTCGACTCGGTCACGCTCTTCTGGTCCGGGCCGAGCGGCAAGGGCCAGGTCGCGATGAGCGGCTCGGGCAGCCGGTGGTCGGCCGAGATCAGTCCCGTCAACGTGGGCGGCAACATCACGATGTACGTCGTCGCGCGCGACACCCGCGGCAACACGGCCACCGGTCCATCGCGCACGATCTACGTGAATCCCTGCCCTGGCTGA
- a CDS encoding sortase domain-bontaining protein, producing the protein MRPSTVTLRHQVQLALSAAVFLVGIGIVLLVFFLAGLSRSGSPGILGSPAAVAPGAAADPVVLRSPEAARAVGLPTEVVIPAIGVRERLHPVGLKPDGAMQTPASGDAGWFSRGPRPGAPGPAVVLAHVHGRYGDDVFTRLHELRAGDRVTVRRTDGTSTFVVTGQELVAKEALPYDRIWNDTDDPVLRLITCGGTPDPATGRYPANTIVYARLAR; encoded by the coding sequence ATGCGCCCCTCAACTGTCACCCTGCGTCACCAAGTCCAGCTGGCCCTGTCGGCCGCCGTCTTCCTGGTCGGCATCGGCATCGTCCTGCTGGTCTTCTTCCTGGCCGGGCTGAGCCGCTCCGGCTCCCCCGGCATCCTCGGCTCGCCTGCAGCAGTCGCCCCGGGTGCGGCAGCCGACCCCGTCGTACTCCGGTCGCCGGAGGCGGCCCGCGCCGTCGGGCTTCCGACGGAGGTCGTGATCCCGGCGATCGGGGTGCGCGAGCGACTCCATCCCGTCGGGCTCAAGCCGGACGGCGCGATGCAGACGCCCGCGTCCGGCGACGCCGGCTGGTTCAGCCGCGGCCCGCGTCCTGGTGCACCCGGTCCAGCGGTCGTCCTGGCCCACGTGCACGGCCGCTACGGCGACGACGTCTTCACCCGGCTGCACGAGCTCCGAGCGGGCGACCGGGTGACTGTCCGGCGCACGGACGGCACCTCGACCTTCGTCGTCACCGGCCAGGAGCTGGTGGCCAAGGAGGCCCTTCCCTACGACCGGATCTGGAACGACACCGACGACCCGGTCCTCCGTCTGATCACGTGCGGCGGGACGCCCGACCCGGCCACCGGCCGCTACCCGGCCAACACGATCGTCTACGCCCGACTGGCCCGCTGA
- a CDS encoding HIT family protein: MEGSGAEHRQDGVGESDGLERLWTPHRMAYIKGESKPDDATEQQCPFCRIPALDDEAGLIVHRGELAYVVLNLYPYAPGHLMVCPYRHVADYADTTVEEAVEIADLTKKAMTVIRSVSGAQGFNIGMNQGAIAGAGIAAHLHQHVVPRWAGDQNFMPIIGRTKVLPQLMTDTRDLLSASW, from the coding sequence ATGGAGGGCTCGGGCGCGGAGCACCGCCAGGACGGCGTGGGGGAGTCGGACGGCCTCGAACGGCTGTGGACGCCGCACCGGATGGCCTACATCAAGGGCGAGTCCAAGCCCGATGACGCCACGGAGCAGCAGTGCCCGTTCTGCCGGATCCCGGCTCTGGACGACGAGGCCGGGCTGATCGTCCACCGCGGCGAGCTCGCCTACGTCGTACTCAATCTCTATCCGTACGCGCCCGGGCACCTGATGGTCTGCCCCTACCGCCATGTCGCGGACTACGCCGACACGACGGTGGAGGAGGCGGTCGAGATCGCCGACCTGACGAAGAAGGCGATGACGGTGATCCGCTCGGTCTCGGGCGCGCAGGGGTTCAACATCGGCATGAACCAGGGCGCGATCGCGGGCGCCGGCATCGCGGCGCACCTGCACCAGCACGTCGTGCCCCGCTGGGCGGGCGACCAGAACTTCATGCCGATCATCGGTCGCACCAAGGTGCTGCCTCAACTGATGACCGACACCCGCGACCTGCTCAGCGCTTCTTGGTGA
- the thrS gene encoding threonine--tRNA ligase, with protein MSEVKVSIVTASGTEERTVETGTKAWQLFADAPDVIAARIGHRAGSAPTDSTLKDLAYELAEGDVVEGVEMASKDGRDILRHSTAHVLAQAAQDIFPDAKLGIGPPIENGFYYDFDVEIPFTPADLEKLETRMRKIVKENQKFSRRVTNDDDARVELADEPYKLELIGLKGSAAEAADGADAEVGAGELTIYDNLDRNGGVVWKDLCRGPHLPTTKRIPAFKLMRSAAAYWRGDEKNKQLQRVYGTAWESAEALEAHLHMIEEAERRDHRKLGKELDLFSFPDEIGSGLPVFHPKGGVIKRVMEDYVRQRHIDEGFSYVGTPHISKDGLFHTSGHLPYYADTMFPPMEFEGTNYQLKAMNCPMHNLIFSSRGRSYRELPLRLFEFGHVYRYEKSGVVHGLTRVRGFAQDDSHSYCTKEQAPAEVKHLLNFMLSVLRDFGMTDFYLELSTRDDAKPDKFVGSDEDWAVATAVLADVCAETGLELVPDPGGAAFYGPKVSVQAKDAIGRTWQMGTVQYDFNQPERFGLEYSASDGTKQRPVMIHAAKFGSIERFFGVLIEHYAGAMPPWLAPVQVEAIPIAERHVDYLYDVARRMAPLGLRVEVDDSDDRMQKKIRNAQLQKVPFMMIAGDDDVAAGAVSFRYRDGRQDNGVPIDEAIARVQAAVASREQV; from the coding sequence GTGTCCGAGGTCAAGGTCAGCATCGTCACCGCAAGCGGGACGGAGGAGCGGACCGTCGAGACGGGCACCAAGGCGTGGCAGCTCTTCGCCGATGCGCCCGACGTCATCGCCGCGCGCATCGGTCACCGGGCAGGCAGTGCCCCGACCGATTCCACGCTGAAGGACCTCGCCTACGAGCTCGCTGAGGGTGATGTCGTCGAGGGTGTCGAGATGGCCAGCAAGGACGGCCGCGACATCCTGCGCCACTCGACCGCGCACGTGCTCGCGCAGGCCGCGCAGGACATCTTCCCGGACGCGAAGCTCGGCATCGGCCCGCCGATCGAGAACGGCTTCTACTACGACTTCGACGTCGAGATCCCGTTCACCCCGGCCGACCTCGAGAAGCTCGAGACCCGGATGCGCAAGATCGTCAAGGAGAACCAGAAGTTCTCCCGCCGGGTCACCAACGACGACGACGCCCGCGTCGAGCTGGCCGACGAGCCCTACAAGCTCGAGCTGATCGGCCTCAAGGGTTCGGCTGCTGAGGCGGCTGACGGCGCCGACGCCGAGGTCGGCGCCGGCGAGCTGACCATCTACGACAACCTCGACCGCAACGGCGGAGTCGTCTGGAAGGACCTCTGCCGGGGTCCTCACCTGCCGACCACGAAGCGGATCCCGGCCTTCAAGCTGATGCGCTCCGCCGCGGCGTACTGGCGAGGCGACGAGAAGAACAAGCAGCTGCAGCGCGTCTACGGCACCGCGTGGGAGAGTGCCGAGGCGCTCGAGGCCCACCTGCACATGATCGAGGAGGCTGAGCGACGCGACCACCGCAAGCTCGGCAAGGAGCTCGACCTCTTCTCGTTCCCGGACGAGATCGGCTCCGGCCTGCCGGTGTTCCACCCCAAGGGCGGCGTGATCAAGCGGGTCATGGAGGACTACGTCCGCCAGCGCCACATCGACGAGGGCTTCTCCTACGTCGGCACGCCGCACATCTCCAAGGACGGCCTCTTCCACACCTCGGGCCACCTGCCCTACTACGCCGACACGATGTTCCCGCCGATGGAGTTCGAGGGCACGAACTACCAGCTCAAGGCGATGAACTGCCCGATGCACAACCTGATCTTCTCCTCGCGCGGACGCTCCTACCGCGAGCTGCCGCTGCGGCTGTTCGAGTTCGGTCACGTCTACCGCTACGAGAAGTCGGGCGTCGTCCACGGCCTCACCCGCGTGCGTGGCTTCGCGCAGGACGACTCGCACTCCTACTGCACCAAGGAGCAGGCGCCGGCCGAGGTCAAGCACCTGCTGAACTTCATGCTCAGCGTGCTCCGCGACTTCGGCATGACGGACTTCTACCTGGAGCTCTCGACGCGTGACGACGCGAAGCCGGACAAGTTCGTCGGCTCCGACGAGGACTGGGCCGTTGCGACTGCGGTCCTGGCCGACGTCTGTGCGGAGACCGGCCTCGAGCTCGTCCCGGACCCGGGCGGCGCGGCGTTCTACGGCCCCAAGGTCTCGGTCCAGGCGAAGGACGCCATCGGCCGCACCTGGCAGATGGGCACCGTCCAGTACGACTTCAACCAGCCCGAGCGATTCGGCCTCGAGTACAGCGCCAGCGACGGCACCAAGCAGCGCCCGGTGATGATCCACGCGGCGAAGTTCGGCTCCATCGAGCGGTTCTTCGGCGTGCTCATCGAGCACTACGCCGGTGCCATGCCGCCGTGGCTCGCGCCGGTCCAGGTCGAGGCGATCCCGATCGCCGAGCGCCACGTCGACTACCTGTACGACGTGGCTCGCCGCATGGCGCCGCTCGGCCTGCGGGTCGAGGTCGACGACTCCGACGACCGGATGCAGAAGAAGATCCGCAACGCGCAGCTGCAGAAAGTGCCGTTCATGATGATCGCCGGTGACGACGACGTCGCCGCAGGTGCGGTGTCCTTCCGTTACCGCGACGGCCGCCAGGACAACGGCGTGCCGATCGACGAGGCGATCGCCCGCGTCCAGGCCGCCGTCGCGAGCCGCGAGCAGGTCTGA
- a CDS encoding GAF and ANTAR domain-containing protein codes for MDTPEALRFAHLARDLHDQDGFEETVDLLVESAPALVGSDCASVLMARHGRLEESDPGTSVLADKADSLQIALGEGPAFNAVSEQRTIVSVDLSSDKRWTQWAPAVSVIGVGSVLSVRLWTAAHTLGVITLYAERPRAFDPDSVAIAEILGRHASVALAAARQEESLSQAIDARKLVGQAQGILMERFDLDDRKAFDVLRRYSQTTNTKLNEVARLLVSTRTLPDL; via the coding sequence GTGGACACACCCGAGGCTTTGAGGTTTGCGCACCTCGCTCGCGACCTGCACGACCAGGACGGATTTGAAGAGACCGTTGACCTGCTCGTGGAGTCCGCGCCAGCGCTCGTCGGCAGTGACTGTGCCTCGGTGCTGATGGCACGCCACGGCCGGCTGGAGGAGTCCGACCCCGGGACGAGTGTGCTGGCGGACAAGGCGGACAGCCTGCAGATTGCCCTCGGTGAGGGTCCCGCGTTCAATGCTGTGAGCGAGCAGCGCACGATCGTCTCGGTTGACCTGAGCTCCGACAAGAGGTGGACCCAGTGGGCGCCGGCGGTGTCGGTGATCGGCGTCGGGAGTGTCCTCTCGGTGCGCCTCTGGACGGCGGCACACACGCTCGGCGTCATCACCCTGTACGCCGAGCGGCCGCGCGCCTTCGACCCCGACTCGGTCGCGATCGCGGAGATCCTGGGCCGGCACGCGTCGGTGGCGCTCGCCGCCGCCCGTCAGGAGGAGTCCCTCAGCCAGGCGATCGATGCGCGCAAGCTGGTCGGCCAGGCGCAAGGGATCCTGATGGAGCGCTTCGACCTCGACGACCGCAAGGCCTTCGACGTGCTCCGCCGCTACTCGCAGACGACCAACACCAAGCTCAACGAGGTCGCCCGGCTCCTGGTGAGCACGCGCACGCTGCCCGACCTGTGA
- a CDS encoding DUF6328 family protein — protein sequence MTTQQPDATRLDRNWDELLQELRVTQTGVQLLSGFLLTVPFSSRFEDLDRVQHATFLAVFSGSVLATALLVAPVAFHRLLFRQHQRRWLVEAANLCARAGLTVLALTTSGVLFLVYDLVVPRELAASAGALTASLFVMLWVVLPLLVVRSRGVDALTEE from the coding sequence ATGACCACGCAGCAGCCCGACGCCACGCGCCTCGACCGCAACTGGGACGAACTGCTGCAGGAGCTACGCGTGACGCAGACGGGTGTGCAGCTTCTCTCCGGCTTCCTGCTGACCGTGCCCTTCTCGAGCCGGTTCGAGGACCTCGACCGGGTCCAGCACGCCACATTCCTCGCGGTGTTCAGCGGTTCGGTGCTCGCCACGGCCCTGCTGGTCGCACCGGTCGCCTTCCACCGTCTGCTCTTCCGCCAGCACCAGCGGCGCTGGCTGGTCGAGGCGGCCAACCTCTGCGCAAGGGCCGGGCTCACGGTCCTCGCGCTCACCACGAGCGGGGTGCTCTTCCTGGTCTACGACCTGGTCGTCCCCCGCGAACTCGCGGCCAGCGCCGGAGCGCTGACCGCGAGCCTGTTCGTGATGCTGTGGGTTGTCCTGCCGCTGCTGGTGGTCCGCTCACGCGGCGTCGATGCGCTCACGGAGGAGTGA
- a CDS encoding GPGG-motif small membrane protein, whose protein sequence is MYTLLWIIAVVLVIAGIVSLVRGQILAGIVLIVVGLLVGPGGVSLFSR, encoded by the coding sequence ATGTATACGTTGTTGTGGATCATTGCGGTGGTGTTGGTGATCGCTGGGATCGTCTCGCTCGTCCGGGGCCAGATTCTTGCTGGCATCGTCCTGATCGTGGTCGGCCTGCTCGTCGGGCCGGGTGGCGTGAGCCTCTTCAGCAGGTGA
- a CDS encoding sigma-70 family RNA polymerase sigma factor, with protein MRSNTTISTALPARLIRRQRTRALLHEISETTSIEAREAAIDEAIRINMDVARTLAAPYRGRGIPSEDLEQVAYTALVRAVRGYKPGLAGDFLAYAVPTIRGEVKKHFRDHGWTVRPPRRIQDLQAAAARTRAELEQESGVTPDLSTLAAAMGEPRAEVEEALAADGCFRPSSLDRPLGPESTTTIGETIPVTEDGFEAAEARAMLAHAMRRLERRDRRILQLRFFDGLTQQEIGEEIGVTQMQVSRLLTRILRDLRSDLVDTCITRPMQKTG; from the coding sequence ATGCGAAGCAACACCACCATCAGCACTGCCCTTCCCGCCCGCCTCATCCGTAGGCAGCGCACACGGGCACTTCTCCACGAGATCAGCGAGACGACGTCGATCGAGGCTCGTGAAGCAGCGATCGACGAGGCCATCCGCATCAACATGGACGTCGCGCGCACGCTCGCGGCGCCGTACCGCGGCCGAGGCATCCCGTCCGAGGACCTGGAACAGGTCGCGTACACCGCGTTGGTGCGCGCGGTCCGGGGCTACAAGCCCGGGCTCGCGGGCGACTTCCTGGCGTACGCCGTGCCGACGATCCGGGGGGAGGTGAAGAAGCACTTCCGTGATCACGGCTGGACAGTGCGTCCCCCGCGCCGGATCCAGGACCTCCAGGCTGCGGCCGCGCGGACGCGCGCCGAGCTCGAACAGGAGTCCGGAGTCACCCCCGACCTGTCGACGCTGGCGGCGGCGATGGGCGAGCCCAGGGCCGAGGTCGAGGAGGCCCTCGCGGCCGATGGCTGTTTCCGTCCGTCGTCACTGGACCGACCGCTCGGCCCCGAGTCGACGACCACCATTGGCGAGACGATTCCGGTCACCGAGGACGGGTTCGAAGCAGCAGAGGCCCGGGCGATGCTCGCTCATGCCATGCGGCGGCTGGAGCGTCGTGACCGGCGCATCCTGCAGCTGCGCTTCTTCGACGGCCTCACCCAGCAGGAGATCGGCGAAGAGATCGGCGTGACGCAGATGCAGGTGTCTCGGCTGCTGACCCGCATCCTGCGTGACCTGCGCTCCGATCTCGTCGACACGTGCATCACTCGCCCGATGCAGAAGACCGGCTGA
- a CDS encoding class I SAM-dependent methyltransferase: MSDERDRASARAFFAERAADWEERFPDDGPKYAEAVAALSLAAGATVVDLACGTGRALPLLREAVGPSGVVVAVDYVPEMLGEAARRGRDRLASLVIADAMALPLASGSVDAVFAAGLISHLPAPLEALAGMARVCRPGGRLAIFHPIGRAALAARHGRTLTGDELHAPANIVPGLASVGWQADLVDDADDRYLVVATRL; the protein is encoded by the coding sequence GTGAGCGACGAACGGGACCGTGCCTCCGCGCGTGCGTTCTTCGCCGAGCGCGCCGCCGACTGGGAGGAGCGCTTCCCCGACGACGGCCCGAAGTACGCCGAGGCGGTCGCTGCGCTGTCACTCGCTGCTGGCGCAACCGTCGTCGACCTCGCCTGCGGGACCGGGCGCGCCCTCCCGTTGCTGCGCGAAGCTGTCGGCCCCTCCGGCGTGGTCGTGGCTGTCGACTACGTGCCCGAGATGCTCGGTGAAGCCGCTCGGCGCGGGCGCGATCGCCTGGCCTCATTGGTGATCGCCGATGCGATGGCCCTCCCCCTGGCATCAGGGAGCGTTGATGCGGTGTTCGCTGCCGGGCTGATCTCGCACCTGCCTGCGCCGCTCGAGGCTCTGGCCGGCATGGCCCGGGTCTGCCGGCCCGGCGGACGGCTGGCGATCTTCCACCCGATCGGACGTGCCGCACTCGCGGCCCGTCACGGACGCACCCTCACCGGCGACGAGCTCCACGCGCCCGCCAACATCGTGCCCGGACTTGCGTCCGTCGGCTGGCAGGCTGATCTCGTCGACGACGCCGACGATCGCTACCTGGTAGTCGCCACGCGCCTGTGA
- a CDS encoding STAS domain-containing protein, whose protein sequence is MNELAEVEAADLDNVRVVRVSGEIDLSNAHDVLESIGEAVRSGATAIVVDLSGVTFLDSSGISMLFRLHERIGYSRQELRLVVPLASPIRRVLELTRISDVIPLHESLDG, encoded by the coding sequence ATGAACGAGCTGGCGGAGGTCGAGGCAGCGGACCTGGACAACGTGCGGGTCGTGCGGGTCAGTGGCGAGATCGACCTGTCGAACGCACACGACGTGCTGGAGTCGATCGGCGAAGCCGTCCGCAGCGGGGCCACGGCGATCGTCGTCGACCTGAGCGGCGTCACGTTCCTGGACAGCTCCGGGATCTCGATGCTGTTCCGGCTGCACGAGCGGATCGGCTACAGCCGGCAGGAGCTGCGCCTGGTGGTGCCACTGGCCTCGCCCATCCGTCGGGTGCTCGAGCTGACCCGGATCTCCGACGTGATCCCGCTCCACGAGTCGCTCGACGGCTAG